TCATCGCGGGCGGCACCATCGATGTCCCCGGGCTCAACGGCGGCAAGGACACGATCAAGATCCCCAAAGGCACGAGCGCACCCGAGATCATCAGGGTCCGGGGCAAGGGCATGCCGCGCATACGCGGAGGTTTTGGCGACCTGTACGTGGAAATCGACCTGAAACCGCTGGAAACCACCGACAAAAACTTGAACAGCGTAATTGAGCAGTTAAAAAAATACGAAGGAGAACCAGCACCCAAAAGAAGGGCGTCGGAATAGACGATCCGATCGTTCATGATCCACCCCCACAATCTTCTTTACGCTCCGCCATCATGCATCACCAGCACTTCGATACTTTTCAGCGGCACGTACTGCCACTACATCACCGATGTGCTGCGGCTGCAGCCCGGCGACAGCATCCAGGTCACCGACGGCCGCGGTAAAGTCTTTGCCGCGTGCATTTCCTCAACGACGAGATCAAAGGTCCTGGCGAGCATAACCGCGCAGTCGGTCATTGGACCACCAGCATCGGTCCGCGTCGACATTGCCTTCGCGCCGATCAAAGGCAGCCGCAACGACCTTATCATCGAAAAAGGCACCGAGCTTGGGGTACGGAGATTTATGCTTTTCCCCACCCGGTTCTCCGTCGTTAAAAACCCGGGGGCTGCAAAAGTCAAACATCTGGAGCGGATCGCGGTCTCGGCCATGATCCAATCCCAACGGTTTTACCTGCCATCCGTGGAATTAATAAAAAAAACAAAATCCCTGGTACAGGAATTTTCGCAGTATGACCTCGCGCTCCTCGGCGACCCCTCCGGATCCCGGGAGATCCCCGGCGGCAAAAGGTCGCTTTTATGGATCGTCGGGCCCGAAGGCGGGCTGGCGCCTGAGGAAATAAACCTGTTCCAGGATCACGGCGCCGTACCTGTTTCCCTGGGGTCTGCCCGATTGCGCAGCGAGACCGCGGCACTGAGCGGCCTGGTTAAGATCCTGGTCGCATACCAGAGCCTATAACTATATCGGGTGAGGGACCGGCACGCTCCCGGAGTTATGCTACCCGGGCACAACACATTATTGACTTTTCACCGAATATCAATATCATATATTTAAACAGGAGGACGTTCAGTGGCATTTACAATTGGATCATTTTTTCGATCGATAAAGGGTTATTTTATGAGTGATATCGCCATCGATCTGGGTACCTGCACGACTTTGATCTATATCAACGACCGCGGCATCGTGCTCAATGAACCGACCGTGGTCGCGATCGACACACGGAGCAAAAAGTATCTAGCCGTCGGCGATGAAGCAAAAAAGATGCTGGGCAAAACGCCCGAGAACATCAAGGCGATCAGGCCCATGAAGGACGGGGTAATCGCCGATTTCGAAATGGTGGAACTGCTCTTGCGCGTATTCATAGAGAAGGTCC
This window of the bacterium genome carries:
- a CDS encoding RsmE family RNA methyltransferase, which translates into the protein MIHPHNLLYAPPSCITSTSILFSGTYCHYITDVLRLQPGDSIQVTDGRGKVFAACISSTTRSKVLASITAQSVIGPPASVRVDIAFAPIKGSRNDLIIEKGTELGVRRFMLFPTRFSVVKNPGAAKVKHLERIAVSAMIQSQRFYLPSVELIKKTKSLVQEFSQYDLALLGDPSGSREIPGGKRSLLWIVGPEGGLAPEEINLFQDHGAVPVSLGSARLRSETAALSGLVKILVAYQSL